A genome region from Salvia splendens isolate huo1 chromosome 19, SspV2, whole genome shotgun sequence includes the following:
- the LOC121780237 gene encoding phospholipase ABHD3-like isoform X2 codes for MFHASDGGTFALDWLLHSDVSGIAVQSDNVLAKDDATPIVIIIPGLTSDSVSPYMKHIAFGTAKNGLNVVVSNHRGLGGVSITSDCFYNAGWTEDVREVINHLHKEYSAAPLFVVGTSIGANILVKYLGEDGENVPIAGAAAVCSPWDLLISSRFISRRPIQKLYDRALTIGLQGYAKLHEIRYTRLANWDGIIKSRTVRDFDTHATCLVGKYETVDTFYRRCSSSAFIGQVSVPLLCISALDDPVCTREAIPWDECRANKNVVLATSLHGGHLAFFEGITGSRLWWVRAVNEFLGVLLSSPYMHKQNKVEGAWPHSPLMQTSIDQGPYLNLTDGMVAAMGNEHTDVEETSEDHDQTDQTAPVTDNHVPSGRKSHFATNDDKTSEDSGGSKGSGIIRRCLHQLSRQSNKSIWLLAYIAIMSSWPLAGAALRYLHRRMLMKSLPGRGPK; via the exons ATGTTTCATGCATCTGACGGTGGGACTTTTGCTCTGGATTGGCTGTTGCATTCAGATG TTTCTGGCATAGCTGTTCAAAGTGATAATGTCCTTGCAAAGGACGATGCAACTCCTATTGTTATTATAATTCCTGGACTAACAAGTGATTCGGTTTCTCCG TACATGAAACATATCGCCTTTGGTACTGCCAAAAATGGATTGAATGTGGTTGTCAGCAATCATCGTGGACTGGGTGGCGTTTCAATTACT AGTGATTGCTTTTATAATGCTGGATGGACTGAAGATGTACGGGAAGTTATAAACCACTTACATAAAGAATATTCTGCGGCTCCGTTGTTTGTAGTGGGAACAAGTATCGGTGCAAACATTCTG GTAAAATATCTTGGAGAGGACGGAGAAAATGTTCCGATTGCAGGCGCTGCAGCAGTTTGCTCTCCTTGGGATCTCTTG ATCAGTTCCAGGTTTATATCTCGAAGGCCTATTCAAAAGTTATATGACCGAGCTCTTACTATTGGTCTTCAAGGCTATGCGAAGCT ACATGAAATTCGTTATACTCGCCTTGCTAATTGGGATGGTATAATAAAG TCACGTACTGTTCGGGATTTTGATACCCATGCCACCTGCCTAGTTGGTAAATACGAG ACTGTGGATACATTCTATAGACGTTGTAGCAGTTCTGCTTTTATTGGACAAGTTTCAGTTCCGTTGCTCTGCATAAGTGCATTGGATGATCCAGTCTGCACCAGAGAAGCCATTCCTTGGGATGAATGCCG AGCAAATAAAAACGTAGTCTTAGCTACATCTCTGCACGGTGGACATCTTGCGTTCTTTGAAGGCATAACTGGATCTCGCCTATG GTGGGTGAGAGCCGTTAATGAATTTCTCGGAGTTCTACTCTCGAGTCCATACATGCACAAACAGAACAAG GTGGAAGGCGCCTGGCCTCATTCTCCTCTTATGCAAACTTCCATCGATCAAGGCCCGTATCTCAACCTAACTGATGGGATGGTTGCTGCAATGGGCAACGAGCACACAGATGTCGAGGAGACATCCGAAGATCATGATCAAACTGATCAAACAGCTCCAGTTACCGACAACCACGTCCCTAGTGGAAGGAAATCCCATTTTGCTACCAATGATGATAAAACCTCCGAAGATAGTGGTGGATCGAAGGGCTCAGGGATCATTCGAAGATGCTTGCACCAACTTTCGCGTCAAAGTAACAAATCGATCTGGCTGCTTGCTTACATTGCCATCATGTCATCTTGGCCCCTAGCTGGGGCTGCGCTACGTTATCTCCACAGAAGGATGTTGATGAAAAGCTTACCGGGAAGAGGGCCGAAATGA
- the LOC121780237 gene encoding embryogenesis-associated protein EMB8-like isoform X1, whose amino-acid sequence MDCSDAILETPAAAYELLLKSAIAIPLSHYLAAALFCFSVVSYNFLEFHFLHDLLTGFRGAPISLTYNSSSEIYHGVVSKCLTLHGRYLATPWLSSPHIQTSFLNFFGRPPVFTYRRQMFHASDGGTFALDWLLHSDVSGIAVQSDNVLAKDDATPIVIIIPGLTSDSVSPYMKHIAFGTAKNGLNVVVSNHRGLGGVSITSDCFYNAGWTEDVREVINHLHKEYSAAPLFVVGTSIGANILVKYLGEDGENVPIAGAAAVCSPWDLLISSRFISRRPIQKLYDRALTIGLQGYAKLHEIRYTRLANWDGIIKSRTVRDFDTHATCLVGKYETVDTFYRRCSSSAFIGQVSVPLLCISALDDPVCTREAIPWDECRANKNVVLATSLHGGHLAFFEGITGSRLWWVRAVNEFLGVLLSSPYMHKQNKVEGAWPHSPLMQTSIDQGPYLNLTDGMVAAMGNEHTDVEETSEDHDQTDQTAPVTDNHVPSGRKSHFATNDDKTSEDSGGSKGSGIIRRCLHQLSRQSNKSIWLLAYIAIMSSWPLAGAALRYLHRRMLMKSLPGRGPK is encoded by the exons ATGGATTGCTCCGACGCAATTCTGGAAACTCCTGCTGCTGCTTACGAGCTGCTTCTAAAGTCGGCCATCGCGATTCCCCTGTCTCATTATTTAGCGGCGGCCCTTTTCTGCTTCTCCGTCGTCTCGTACAATTTCTTGGAATTCCATTTTCTTCACGATCTTCTCACTGGATTTCGTGGGGCCCCCATTTCTTTGACGTACAATTCGAGCTCGGAGATTTATCACGGGGTTGTGTCGAAGTGCCTGACGCTTCACGGGAG GTACTTGGCTACACCGTGGCTCTCGAGCCCGCATATCCAAACATCTTTTCTGAACTTCTTTGGGAGGCCTCCGGTGTTCACATATAGAAG GCAGATGTTTCATGCATCTGACGGTGGGACTTTTGCTCTGGATTGGCTGTTGCATTCAGATG TTTCTGGCATAGCTGTTCAAAGTGATAATGTCCTTGCAAAGGACGATGCAACTCCTATTGTTATTATAATTCCTGGACTAACAAGTGATTCGGTTTCTCCG TACATGAAACATATCGCCTTTGGTACTGCCAAAAATGGATTGAATGTGGTTGTCAGCAATCATCGTGGACTGGGTGGCGTTTCAATTACT AGTGATTGCTTTTATAATGCTGGATGGACTGAAGATGTACGGGAAGTTATAAACCACTTACATAAAGAATATTCTGCGGCTCCGTTGTTTGTAGTGGGAACAAGTATCGGTGCAAACATTCTG GTAAAATATCTTGGAGAGGACGGAGAAAATGTTCCGATTGCAGGCGCTGCAGCAGTTTGCTCTCCTTGGGATCTCTTG ATCAGTTCCAGGTTTATATCTCGAAGGCCTATTCAAAAGTTATATGACCGAGCTCTTACTATTGGTCTTCAAGGCTATGCGAAGCT ACATGAAATTCGTTATACTCGCCTTGCTAATTGGGATGGTATAATAAAG TCACGTACTGTTCGGGATTTTGATACCCATGCCACCTGCCTAGTTGGTAAATACGAG ACTGTGGATACATTCTATAGACGTTGTAGCAGTTCTGCTTTTATTGGACAAGTTTCAGTTCCGTTGCTCTGCATAAGTGCATTGGATGATCCAGTCTGCACCAGAGAAGCCATTCCTTGGGATGAATGCCG AGCAAATAAAAACGTAGTCTTAGCTACATCTCTGCACGGTGGACATCTTGCGTTCTTTGAAGGCATAACTGGATCTCGCCTATG GTGGGTGAGAGCCGTTAATGAATTTCTCGGAGTTCTACTCTCGAGTCCATACATGCACAAACAGAACAAG GTGGAAGGCGCCTGGCCTCATTCTCCTCTTATGCAAACTTCCATCGATCAAGGCCCGTATCTCAACCTAACTGATGGGATGGTTGCTGCAATGGGCAACGAGCACACAGATGTCGAGGAGACATCCGAAGATCATGATCAAACTGATCAAACAGCTCCAGTTACCGACAACCACGTCCCTAGTGGAAGGAAATCCCATTTTGCTACCAATGATGATAAAACCTCCGAAGATAGTGGTGGATCGAAGGGCTCAGGGATCATTCGAAGATGCTTGCACCAACTTTCGCGTCAAAGTAACAAATCGATCTGGCTGCTTGCTTACATTGCCATCATGTCATCTTGGCCCCTAGCTGGGGCTGCGCTACGTTATCTCCACAGAAGGATGTTGATGAAAAGCTTACCGGGAAGAGGGCCGAAATGA
- the LOC121780037 gene encoding probable phosphopantothenoylcysteine decarboxylase, whose amino-acid sequence MAHVEPENADMNLYQVNSFVRRPHILLAASGSVASIKFANLCHCFSEWAEVKAVATQASLHFVDRVALPKDVDLYTDEDEWSSWKKIGDNVLHIELRKWADIMVIAPLSANTLAKIAGGLCDNLLTCIVRAWDYNKPMFVAPAMNTLMWDNPFTERHLMAIDDLGISLIPPVKKRLACGDYGNGAMAEPSLIYSNVRLFYESREQSSGCNV is encoded by the exons ATGGCACACGTAGAACCTGAGAATGCAGACATGAATCTGTATCAAGTAAATAGTTTTGTGAGGAGACCTCATATCCTGCTTGCTGCCAGTGGAAGTGTCGCTTCAATAAAGTTTGCTAATCTTTGTCATTGTTTCTCCGAGTGGGCGGAGGTGAAAGCTGTTGCTACCCAGGCGTCTCTCCATTTCGTAGACAGGGTAGCTCTTCCCAAAGATGTAGATCTTTACACTGATGAGGATGAATGGTCGAGTTGGAAAAAGATAGGTGATAATGTGCTCCATATTGAGTTGCGTAAGTGGGCTGATATCATGGTCATCGCACCTTTGTCTGCCAATACACTTGCCAAG ATTGCCGGAGGTTTATGTGACAACTTGTTGACCTGCATTGTCCGGGCATGGGACTACAATAAGCCAATGTTCGTAGCGCCAGCCATGAACACCCTCATGTGGGACAACCCTTTCACTGAACGCCATCTCATGGCGATAGACGATCTTGGTATCTCACTTATCCCCCCAGTGAAGAAGAGGCTGGCCTGTGGAGACTATGGCAATGGCGCAATGGCTGAGCCTTCCCTAATATACTCCAATGTAAGACTTTTCTATGAGTCTCGAGAACAATCCAGTGGTTGCAATGTTTAG
- the LOC121780092 gene encoding GRAS family protein RAM1-like has protein sequence MDIMDQEDFLTLKLSLTPGHDREGKRKRTGIPSLPHEIPDEGKIFALLQTRETMLKMDHNKRSNGGEGLHLIHSLLVAAASVNENHAASALENLAQLYRSVSLRGDSVQRVAAYFADTLLAHLLTRKSPFYDAIMKGPSPEEEFLAFTALYKVSPFYQFSHFTANQAIIEAFEREGGRALHVLDFDVSYGFQWPSLMQSLSENATATNIISLKLTAFGRNMEEIQETESRLVSFAKGFPNLVFEFHGHVQGSKNAKVRTRKNETIAINLVFHLTSLKTPSKISKTLSYVYSLNPSIVVLVEHEGKCTSNKFLPRFMESVHQFAAIFDSLDDCLPLESDERLSIERDHLGREIRSVINYDREDSESCPRFEKMETWNGRMERRGFVGVEQSCRAVMQAKLLLKIRSHCCPIKYGENGGFRVFERENGKAISLGWQDRILITASSWCSAV, from the coding sequence ATGGATATCATGGACCAAGAGGACTTCTTGACCCTCAAACTCTCCCTAACCCCGGGCCACGACCGCGAGGGAAAGAGGAAAAGGACTGGAATCCCGAGTTTGCCTCATGAAATTCCCGATGAGGGCAAGATCTTTGCCCTCCTCCAAACAAGAGAGACAATGCTAAAGATGGATCACAACAAGAGATCAAACGGAGGCGAAGGCCTCCATTTGATCCACTCGCTcctcgtcgccgccgcctctgtGAACGAAAACCATGCTGCCTCGGCCCTCGAGAATCTCGCCCAACTCTACCGTTCCGTATCCTTGAGAGGCGACTCCGTCCAAAGAGTTGCGGCCTACTTTGCCGACACCCTACTCGCCCATCTCCTCACCCGGAAATCGCCCTTCTACGACGCCATCATGAAGGGCCCCTCGCCCGAGGAGGAGTTCTTGGCATTCACGGCCCTCTACAAGGTCTCGCCGTTCTACCAATTTTCTCACTTCACGGCCAACCAAGCCATCATCGAAGCATTCGAGAGAGAGGGCGGTCGGGCTCTCCACGTGCTCGATTTCGACGTCTCCTACGGCTTCCAATGGCCCTCCCTCATGCAGTCCCTATCAGAAAACGCCACCGCAACAAACATCATCTCTCTAAAGCTCACTGCCTTTGGTAGGAACATGGAAGAGATTCAAGAAACTGAATCAAGATTGGTGAGTTTCGCAAAAGGCTTCCCCAATCTCGTTTTCGAGTTTCATGGCCATGTTCAAGGATCCAAGAATGCGAAGGTGAGGACGAGGAAGAACGAGACAATTGCTATCAACTTAGTATTCCATCTGACTTCACTCAAAACCCCCTCCAAAATCTCCAAAACTCTATCCTACGTCTACTCGCTTAACCCCTCGATCGTTGTCCTAGTCGAGCACGAAGGCAAGTGCACCAGCAACAAGTTCTTGCCTAGATTCATGGAGTCTGTGCATCAATTCGCAGCTATTTTCGATTCACTAGATGACTGCCTTCCATTAGAGAGCGATGAGAGGCTGAGCATTGAGAGGGATCATCTAGGGAGGGAGATCAGGAGTGTGATAAACTACGATAGAGAAGACAGCGAGAGCTGTCCGAGGTTCGAGAAGATGGAGACGTGGAATGGGAGGATGGAGAGAAGGGGGTTCGTGGGAGTTGAGCAGAGCTGCAGGGCAGTGATGCAGGCAAAGTTGCTGCTAAAAATCAGAAGCCATTGTTGCCCTATAAAATATGGAGAAAATGGTGGTTTTAGAGTTTTTGAAAGAGAGAATGGCAAAGCTATCTCTCTAGGATGGCAAGATAGGATTCTTATTACAGCCTCATCTTGGTGTTCTGCTGTATGA